ATCATACGTATGGGCTGGACCGTTGACTCAATGCAAAAGCCCATTCTTGTAGACAATAACATGATGATACCACAGGCCCTCCCCTGCTTTCTGTAAAGCAAATGTGGACCTTAAATGTGTGGCTGGCGTCACCGAATATTCGTTTCCATGGTGATTTCTCAAAGCACGCACACACAGAACTTATTCCAAATTCCTAATCTGTTTTTGCTCACGACTTTGGTTGTTCAAAGGCGTACGTAAGCCAAAACTACGCTAGGCCATTTTCAGTAACAGCTCAGTACTATGCGACAACACTCTtgtgtactagtagtagtaggagtagttGGCTAGCTATTGTTGCcgctaacacacacacacacacacgcacaatagTTAATGGAAGCGCTAAATGAAGGTAAGGCATGCTACATCATGCGGCTAGTTGCGTCGATGAAGGGAAACTATCCTCACTCCTCAGAGAAGCAGCTTGCTGGAGAGTGAAAGAAAGAGAGTCAGACATCGGCGAAGATATGGTATGTTTTGGAGTCGCGGGCGATGAGCCTGAGcgcggcgatggcggcggtgaTGGAGAGGACGGTGAAGAAGACGATGTTGAGCCAGTGCCACGACTTCTGCAGCGAGGAGAGGCGCTGCCTGTTGGCGACGAGGTACATGTGGTTGGCGAGCACGAAGGTGAGCGGGAACGTGCTGAGCGCCCCCGTGAGGCTCATGAAGTCCCCCAGGAAGGGCAGCGCCGCCGCCATGAGCGTGTTGACGGCCAGGTACCCTCCCCTCACCCCGACCCTGAAGATCACGTTGTGCATCGCGAACGGGCCTCCCACCTTGCTCCCGAACCGGGTGTCCAGGTACTCGTACATGGGCGACGCGAAGATCTGCATGTCCAATTAACGGATTGATGATTGAAATTGCATCCTGAactgaaaaacagaaacaaaaacaaaaacaagaaaAGAGAAGAAGACTTACGTGTAGTGCTATGACTGTCTGGAGGAAGGCAGCGAGGTTGGCAACTGCCTTGATCCACACGGGCCCAGTGACGTTGTTGAGCAGGTAGGTGGTGGTCTGGTTGCCGTAGGCCCAGTAGCCGATGACTATGATGGCGTAAAGGGGCACGGAGCCGGCGGTGAACTGGAACCACAGCGCCTTCTCAATGTTCTTCACCACGGGTGCCTGCACGGTGGCCTGGATCTCCGGCAGCATGCCGGTGTTGTAGGCGAACACCAGGCTCGCCGCCGCGCCGATGGTGGTGAACACCCTGCTCGACGGGTCTCCTTGGATGCTGTAGTCCCGAGGCGGCGTGCGGAAGCCGTccttgagcgacagcacgcaggcCGCAAAGATGTAGGTGAGGCTGAAGATCGTGGAGAAGCCCAGCCAGATCCTCAGGGCCGACAGGTACGGGATCCCGAAGGCGAAGAGCGCGCACACGAACCCGGACACCGCGATGCAGTAGGGCAGCTTCATAGCCCCGTCGGCACTCACCAGCAAATACAGTGCCTGCACGTCCATTTTTTTTTATCCACCGTGTCAGTCAGTCAGCCAGTCAGTCAGTTAGAGACACTGACAATCACTCAGTATTAGATTAGATATACGAGTCGATCAACGTAGTACCTTGAGTGCTTGCCCTGCTATTATGATGAAGCCTGTGTTGATCATGAAGAGGTTGACGTACTGCATCGCCCAGGTGATCTTGTACATGTTGGGCCCGTAGATGTGGCCGGCGAGGTCCCTGTACCTGATGTGACGCTTGCCGCCGAGCAGGTGGAGGCGGCCCAGCAGCGTGTTGGCGTACATGGACACGGCGGCGGCCAGGAGGAGGCCCACGGTGCCGCCCACCCAGCCCAGCGGGACCATCAGCGAGCCGGAGTAGCCCAGCACGTAGGCGCTGTTCACCCCGGTGGTCAGCACGAACGCCACCTGGTACCATGGATCTGACAAAATTCCATCACACACATATTACTTCAGGGATTCCAAACAGGCGAAAATATTCAGATCCCTTGTGCAAGTACACATCGTGCATCTCCCATGCATCGTACTACTACCCGACAGCCAAGAAATTCGCACGTGCAAGCAAACCGAGGAAAAAATACTAGCACTACACATGAAACACAGTTACAGTACCACAGTAGTGGTAGTTTGTATAACTTGGTGGAACCCAAACAACATGGCTGAAACCTTTTGAGTTACTACAGTTTAAAAAAAGGCATCAACTGAACCCATGTGTGTTAATTTGACCATGGCACCGCACTGCACTAGTGTGGTACACGACAAGGACACAGCTGATGCTGGCATTATATATACTACGTATACTCCTATATTGTCACTATCCCTTCCTCTAGCTACAACGGACGATGCGGTGGACGCAAGCCTGGGAGAGATGGTCAAAGGATGCATGGATGGACGGATGGACGCTAGCTTCCCTCGATTAAAGTCTGAAATGGCTGCAACAACAAACAAGGCCGTAGTATAGTCAAGGAGGGAGCGCTCGTCATAGGtatagatggatggatggatggatagatAGATAGATTGTTGTCATGTAGCTGGCTTGTGCGGTTGGAACCTAAGAATGATCGATCAAAGAGGACAAAAACAAGAAGATGAACAAGAACAAGAACAAGAACAGGAGCTTCCTCTTTTTTCTGTCTAAGAAAAGGGATTCAGAAGGAGGGAGGGAGCGTACCAACGCCAATCTGGTGTGAGGTTTCATCGGCGACAGGCAGGTCATCAAGCTTGTCCCCGTGCCCGTTCTTGGAGGGGTTGGCGTCCACCACGATCACCTTCTCCGCCGGCGGCATGGCCATCTTCTTCGACCGTCTGTCGATGTATATGCTGGAAGGAAGGCAGGCGATCGATCGATGGGTTTGGTTTCGTTTGGtagagatatatatatatagcaagAGCGGTGCTAGTAGATGACCGAGAAATGGCCGGGAAGGGACTATGAATGAACTGAATGGAGGAGAATCACAGCTAgcaggagggagggggagggggtctCTTATAGGGGACGGGAGTCATCGACTAGGACTGATTTCCTGGTCAACAATTAATATATTATTGTACTACTACGTATTTCATGTGCGCCGCGTCCTTCAATTAATTACTCTGATCCTCAATCCTGGCTTGATTTCTTTTTAGGGACGATCCTGCCTGGATTTGTGTTTCCATCACGTTTTCCTCCTGCAAAGCTCATCAATCATTAACTGTAAAATTAACACTACATTTATACTAGTGATATCTTGCTTCGTTATGTAAAATTCACGacatttatttttatttttatgttttaaaAAGAGGATGATTCTCGGTCTCTGTATCTGAAAGATGCATGCacccattttattaattattcactaTATTTATAATGTGGTATTGCCTGCAAACACGCCCGCTTGCACCTCTATTTTTCTGCGTGTGCGTTTCATCATTCATTCAACTAGTTGCTTTGATCTGCGGTCCCGGCCTTGCTTTGTTTTCCGTCACGTTTTACGTTTTCCACGCGCACACGTAGTAGTATGTGTACGCAGCCATCTGGGTGGAGAGGAGTTGCAAAATTCACGGCCCCTTTTTGTCCCATAATTAGTCACAATCACATGAAAGAAAGCAAAGAGATGCGCACTTGGAGTCTACACAGCGGCGTGTTATGCAAAAGGGGATCCCATCGGATCAACCTCCAATTGCGACGCCTTGATTCCATTCGTGGGCATGCATACCGCCACCCAACTGCACGCCAAACCAACATGGAAACAAACAAACCAAACTCCATCACCAACTTGCCATCGACTCAAGCCGGACCACCCTTCTCTTTTCTTTTCGGGAAACCAGGCTCTTCTTATCTCCAAGGTCCAAGCCTAGCAAGGAGAAAATGGAAAATGGAGGGACCTCTCGTCTTATCTCCAAGAGCTGGAGAAAATGGAAAGGATAAAATGTCTGCGTGTGCACATGGTTCAACTGCTCGTCAACATCATCCCATTCTAATTCTATCATATATATACCGATATGCTaatgtgtatgtgtatgtgtTGTGTGCTACTCCTTTACACGATAGGCTTGGGCTAGCACAAATTGCCTTGTGCCTCTTGCGTAATTAGGTCGACGCATCCAGCCATACACCCCCGTCGCGTCACGCTACATAATTACGCTTTTTATCACCATCGACGACACTGTGCTTGTACGTATATGTAGTACGCGCGGGCCTATAGCTAAAACCCGTGCGGTATGTGTCAAATAATTCAAACCTTTAGGGCACCGCAAAACGGACACGCATCACATCAGGGGATTAGTCTCTGGACACGAAAGCGGAAGTTTGTCACCCAAACTACCCGTATACATCTGGCCTCAATTTTTTCTTAAAGTCCACACGCTTTAATAACCATATAGTATAAAATAGTTTAAATGTTCAAATGCACCAATAGTTCAAGCTTTAAAAAGTTCAAATACTACACTTCAATATTTTGTTCTCTTTAACCGCTCGCAGATGCTTAAACAGATCTTCCTTCAATTGCTCGTGAGTTGCTCGATGCCGAATTTGTTGATGCATTTGAATAAACTCTTCAAATGCGACTGAATTCTGGTATGGAATTTTGATAGGACCACCCATGTTCTCAAATTCAAGAGCTGCGGCAGCATCCCCACCCTCATCTTCCACGATCATGTTCTGCATGATCACACAATAGATCATCACGTCACACAAGGTCTCTGGATCTTATTATTTAGTAGGTCCACAGATAACTGCAAAACGTACCTGCAGAACTCTAAATGCCCTCTCAACATCCTTTCTAGTTGCTTTTTTGTTTTTAGGCAAAGTGAGACTTTTTCTGGCCAATTAGATTAGAGATGGTGTTGACAAAGGTAGCTCACGGAAGATAGATGTCATCAACCAGATAGTAACCCATGTTGTACTCATGCCCATTGACAATATAGTGGCAAGGAGGAACTTTTATTTCGGTCAACCTAGCAAACAATGATGATAGTTGcagcacattgatgtcattgtgagaccCGGGCATGCCAAAGAAAAGCGTGCCAAATCCAAAAATCATGTGATGCAACTGCTTCAAGAATGATGGTAGGCTCCTTAACATGATCCTGATATTGCCCTTTAAAACTTTTGGGCAATTCTTCCATTTTTTCAATGCATGCAGTCAATTGATCCGAGCAAACCTGGCCACCCTCTTGCTTCCAAGATTGCCCAGATCCTCTAGGTGTCTGCCACAGTTGGTTCTCTTGGGTACCGAGGTCCAAACACATCGACTACGACACTTGTAAACCTAAAAATGGCATCTCCGCATTTGCTCTCAAACATCCGTAGGTACTTGTCCCACAAATCAACGGTCGTGCCATATGCAAGTATCCGCAATGCAGTCTGCACTTATGGTAACCAAAGAACTCAATCCTTCCCACGGAGTCCTTCTTCAAGATGAAGTAGTCATCAAAGGAAGAGATGCCATCGTAGAGACGATCGAAGATATTATTGCGCATCCGAAAGGGCCGGCGAAAATTGTCAGCGAAGAAGGCATCGGGGCAAAGTAGTTGTCCATTAGCGTCAAATGGTTGCGCACCCTATTGCGGTTGAGGACTCGATGACCCTTGATCGATCCCTTAAAATCGAGAACATGCTCCTCCGCATGCTCCGTGTCTGCAAGGACCGCCTGCATCATCGTCGTCTCATCGGTGTAGTCCTCCTCGTCGGACGACTCAACATAGTGCTCATATATTTACTCCATATCCGAATCCATTTCTTCAAAGAAGAAGGGACTTAGCACGAACATTTCACTGAACAGTTGCCGGGCACGGTGAGTATCGTAGGAGCAGACGGTACCTGCGCGGCGATCGGAGCAGAGATGTGGAACGGCCGCGAAGGAGAAGCTCTGTGCAGCCCGGGTGTACCGTTGAAGGTGACAGACTTGTCGAGCTCCAACAGGGGGGTGTGGGGAGGGGGGGgcagttggggggggggggggggcggttgGAGCAGCAGTGAAGgcaagagagaaaaatgaaaggaGAGATGGGAGGATGGAGGCGTGCGGTCCGGGAATGATTTTGGTGGGGTTTTTGGGTGGGCTGTGGGTGCCAGAGTCCAAAGTGGCTGCTGTCCGGACTTCCGCAAAGCCCCTTCCTCCTAATTTTTTCTGGGTTTACGAGAAAAAATGCGTCTTGATCGCTCGGCAGGCTGATATAGGCCCCGTGTTGGATGGCTAAACACGTTCGGACCGTGCAGTCCAAACGGTCGCTGGCTGTTTGTGAGTCCGCTTTAAAGATGCCTTCACCGTGAATTATTTTTCAGGATGGTGCAAATACcgtggtactccctccgtccgaaaatacttgtcatcaaaattgATAAAAAGAaatatctagaactaaaatacatctttttttattcattttgataacAAATATTTCCGGTCGGAGGGAGTACAATACAACACTAATGTCCTCTCGCTGTGGCAGCGTGGCGCCGTCTTCCTCATCGTATACTGGGCACGCCCGGTACTTGTGATGTCTTGGCTTGCCCCAAGGAGGAGAATGGGCATGCTGAGGATCCCCTACCCCGAGTATGGGGCGGTCGAGCAGGCCACTTGTGAATTGTGATGGAGGATCAAATGAGCTATCCTAGGGACCAGTACTACTATTCACTTGTCTGTCCTCTGGTGACGTAGTAGTAGTACCGGTTAGGCTCAGGACCAGCTCTCACTCTCTTCTTTTTCTCTCGGTCCCGCCCTTCTTGGAAACTACTGTAAAAGTCATACTGTTTGCGCATGCTCTAGGTGATTATCGACATGCATCTACATAAACCAATTATTAATTGGATATAGAAACCGTTCCATGCGGCTGTACGTGAAGGAGATATTCCATTTCGTCTCCAAAAAAGTCGTAGAAAAAAGGTTGGAGTGCATCTCAAAGAACCTTTTTATACATACAGTGTGTGGACTTGTGTACACGCTAGTCTATCTAATCATCGACTTTGGTGGGAATCTAAAGCGCACTTTCGATCCAAGAATTCAAAAAGGAGCTCCcggaaggaagaagaaagaaagaaagacgGATGGGACTAGCGTGCTAACAAAACGGGCCGACTGATCCAGCCCAACTATTATTGATTATGCCCATTTTCATTTCTGGTAGGAGTAGTAGGCTGGCGTACCTGTACTCACTTTTTGAAAATCATGCCGCATCCGTTGCCACGCGTCACAGGTCTAATTTGTTTATTTGTTTCGATTCGTAAAAAAGGAGGATCCAATCTGCTTTTGTAGACTAATAACCACTGCTGCTAGAAGATATTAAAGTAGACTCTACTCTCTCGAGAAGATTTATAGGTTCAGTTGCTGTCCCTTGCGCTTGGACCAAAGATCCATGACACAAATCATTTTTGTCAGAAACAAAAAAAATGTGCTAAAGACAACAAGTGGCGGAGCCATTAAAATTGTATCAGTGGAGTTGAATGCTGCTAAAACAGATTAGGAAGAACCAAGTCATTGGGAAATTGGATTTTAACAGGGACATAAATAATCACCAATTTAGCGGGCTCATTTTGATAGCCGAGAAGTCATACATGAAAACGTTTTTCTCCTCCCCCAAGAGAGACTAGGACGCACGCGTATAGGGTTTCCCCACTTCCTGTCGGTGCCA
This genomic window from Aegilops tauschii subsp. strangulata cultivar AL8/78 chromosome 4, Aet v6.0, whole genome shotgun sequence contains:
- the LOC109757753 gene encoding probable proline transporter 2, with translation MAMPPAEKVIVVDANPSKNGHGDKLDDLPVADETSHQIGVDPWYQVAFVLTTGVNSAYVLGYSGSLMVPLGWVGGTVGLLLAAAVSMYANTLLGRLHLLGGKRHIRYRDLAGHIYGPNMYKITWAMQYVNLFMINTGFIIIAGQALKALYLLVSADGAMKLPYCIAVSGFVCALFAFGIPYLSALRIWLGFSTIFSLTYIFAACVLSLKDGFRTPPRDYSIQGDPSSRVFTTIGAAASLVFAYNTGMLPEIQATVQAPVVKNIEKALWFQFTAGSVPLYAIIVIGYWAYGNQTTTYLLNNVTGPVWIKAVANLAAFLQTVIALHIFASPMYEYLDTRFGSKVGGPFAMHNVIFRVGVRGGYLAVNTLMAAALPFLGDFMSLTGALSTFPLTFVLANHMYLVANRQRLSSLQKSWHWLNIVFFTVLSITAAIAALRLIARDSKTYHIFADV